A portion of the Staphylococcus felis genome contains these proteins:
- a CDS encoding HesB/YadR/YfhF family protein yields the protein MKIELTDNAIQWFKDELDLPEEQKVLQFYVRYGGEFQLKQGFSPAFNVEFERDIDEIGYEEILDGLRLVVAEKDVWYFDDHTLQIDIHNDEIIYQAETQTAS from the coding sequence ATGAAAATAGAACTTACAGATAATGCGATACAATGGTTTAAAGATGAGTTGGATTTACCAGAAGAACAAAAAGTATTACAATTTTACGTACGTTACGGTGGTGAATTTCAACTTAAACAAGGATTCAGTCCAGCATTTAATGTTGAATTTGAACGTGATATTGATGAAATTGGTTACGAAGAAATTTTGGATGGCTTAAGGTTAGTTGTTGCTGAAAAAGATGTATGGTATTTTGATGATCATACCTTACAAATAGACATTCATAATGATGAAATAATATATCAAGCTGAGACCCAAACAGCTTCATAA
- a CDS encoding BCCT family transporter, which yields MNTSTPEPNGKKFSPVFIISAIIVAIIVAIGVFIPTQFGDFTNEIKLWITDNLGWYYLILTTIIVFFCVFLIFSPIGKLKLGRPNDKPEFNTISWFAMLFSAGMGIGLVFYGAAEPLSHFAAPPNADPKTTEAFTESLRSTFFHWGFHAWAVYGVVALALAYSQFRKGEPGLISKTLRPILGDYVDGIIGTIIDVLAVFATVIGVAVSLGMGALQIAGGLEYLFGIPNTIVTQAVIIIVVTILFIMSAWSGLSKGIQYLSNTNIGLGTILLIAGLIAGPTVLILDMFTTSTGSLLNSFLFNSFDAAATNPSKRQWMTDWTLYYWGWWLSWSPFVGVFIARVSRGRSIREFISGVLLVPVIVSFLWFSVFGVLGIETAKKHQKIFEMSSETQLFGVFHQLPMGMVLSIIALLLIASFFITSADSATFVLGMQTTRGSLNPSSLIKVTWGIAQSLIAFVLLLSGGGDSAAGLNALQSAAIISALPFSFIVIMMMISFYKDANQERKFLGLTLTPNKHRLKEYVANSQQDYEDELISKRKALREQEK from the coding sequence ATGAATACTTCAACTCCAGAACCAAATGGTAAGAAGTTTTCGCCTGTTTTTATTATTAGTGCAATTATAGTTGCGATTATTGTGGCAATTGGGGTGTTTATCCCTACACAATTTGGCGACTTTACAAATGAAATTAAGTTATGGATTACCGATAATTTAGGATGGTACTATCTCATTTTAACAACAATCATAGTATTTTTCTGTGTATTCTTAATTTTTAGTCCGATTGGAAAGTTAAAACTGGGGAGACCGAATGACAAGCCGGAATTTAATACTATTTCATGGTTTGCAATGTTATTTAGTGCAGGAATGGGGATTGGTTTAGTATTCTATGGAGCAGCGGAGCCACTTTCTCATTTTGCAGCGCCACCAAATGCTGATCCTAAAACAACGGAGGCATTTACTGAATCATTACGTTCCACATTTTTCCACTGGGGCTTTCATGCATGGGCAGTATATGGTGTCGTAGCATTGGCTTTAGCGTATTCCCAATTTAGAAAGGGAGAACCTGGACTAATCTCTAAGACCTTACGCCCTATTTTAGGAGATTATGTTGATGGTATCATTGGTACAATCATTGATGTGTTAGCTGTGTTTGCTACAGTTATTGGTGTAGCAGTTTCTCTAGGTATGGGTGCGCTTCAAATAGCAGGTGGATTAGAATATCTATTTGGGATACCAAATACAATTGTGACACAAGCTGTAATCATCATTGTTGTGACGATATTGTTTATTATGAGCGCTTGGTCTGGATTAAGTAAAGGTATCCAATATTTAAGTAATACAAATATTGGTCTAGGTACAATATTGCTCATTGCGGGATTAATTGCTGGTCCTACAGTACTTATTTTAGACATGTTTACAACTTCAACGGGTAGCTTATTAAATTCATTCCTATTTAATAGTTTTGATGCTGCAGCTACAAATCCAAGTAAACGTCAATGGATGACGGATTGGACGCTTTACTATTGGGGTTGGTGGTTAAGTTGGAGTCCATTTGTTGGTGTGTTTATTGCACGTGTTTCTAGAGGTAGATCAATTCGTGAATTTATTTCAGGTGTTTTATTAGTACCTGTAATTGTGAGTTTCTTATGGTTTAGTGTGTTTGGTGTTTTAGGTATTGAAACTGCTAAAAAGCATCAAAAGATTTTTGAAATGTCTTCAGAAACACAATTGTTTGGTGTATTCCATCAATTGCCAATGGGTATGGTTTTATCCATCATTGCGTTATTACTTATTGCATCATTTTTCATTACATCAGCAGATTCGGCAACGTTCGTTTTAGGTATGCAAACAACAAGGGGTTCTCTCAATCCAAGTTCGTTAATTAAGGTCACTTGGGGAATTGCACAATCTCTTATTGCATTCGTATTGTTATTATCAGGCGGTGGAGATAGTGCTGCAGGTTTAAATGCATTGCAAAGCGCGGCTATTATTAGTGCTTTACCGTTCTCATTTATTGTTATAATGATGATGATTAGTTTCTACAAGGATGCTAACCAAGAGCGTAAGTTTTTAGGATTAACACTAACACCTAATAAACACCGTCTCAAAGAATATGTTGCGAATTCACAACAAGATTATGAAGATGAACTTATTTCAAAGCGTAAAGCTTTACGTGAACAGGAAAAATAA
- the menI gene encoding 1,4-dihydroxy-2-naphthoyl-CoA hydrolase MenI translates to MIYSLTEIEARYQETDQMGVIYHGNYATWFEVARTDYIRKLGLNYAEMEQVGVVSPVVSLNIQYKKSVTYPEKVKVKTWVSKFSKLRSRYKYEIYNEKDEIVTTGYTDNVIVTKENNKPVRLDKAFPNWYEIYHSVNERNENQEDMEIK, encoded by the coding sequence ATGATTTATTCATTAACTGAAATTGAAGCTAGATATCAAGAAACAGACCAGATGGGGGTCATTTATCATGGAAATTATGCAACGTGGTTCGAAGTTGCACGAACAGATTACATACGTAAGCTAGGACTTAATTATGCTGAAATGGAGCAAGTTGGCGTTGTTTCGCCAGTCGTTTCGCTCAATATTCAGTATAAAAAAAGTGTGACCTATCCTGAAAAAGTAAAGGTTAAAACGTGGGTATCAAAGTTTTCAAAATTACGTTCCCGTTATAAATATGAAATATATAACGAAAAAGATGAAATTGTAACGACTGGTTATACAGATAACGTTATTGTCACAAAAGAAAATAATAAGCCAGTTCGTTTAGATAAAGCATTTCCAAATTGGTATGAAATTTATCATAGTGTAAATGAGCGCAATGAGAATCAAGAAGATATGGAGATTAAATAA
- the acnA gene encoding aconitate hydratase AcnA, with the protein MASNLKEQSKKSFQVNGKELTYYDLNTLEEQGLTQVSRLPYSIRVLLESVLRQEDGHVITDEHIKALSTFGKENEKGEVPFKPSRVILQDFTGVPAVVDLASLRKAMDDVGGDLSKINPEVPVDLVIDHSVQVDSYANTDALENNMKLEFERNYERYQFLNWATKAFDNYNAVPPATGIVHQVNLEYLANVVHVREENGENVAFPDTLVGTDSHTTMINGLGVLGWGVGGIEAEAGMLGQPSYFPIPEVIGVRLTNELPQGATATDLALRVTELLRKKGVVGKFVEFYGPGVDKLPLADRATIANMAPEYGATCGFFPVDDETLKYLRLTGRTDDHIEIVEKYLKENHLFFDVSEEPNYTDVVDLDLSTVEASLSGPKRPQDLIFLSDMKKEFEKSVTAPAGNQGHGLSKDEFDKKATIQFKDGSTTEMKTGDIAIAAITSCTNTSNPYVMLGAGLLAKNAVEKGLKVPEYVKTSLAPGSKVVTGYLRDAGLQSYLDQLGFNLVGYGCTTCIGNSGPLLEEIESAIAEEDLLVTSVLSGNRNFEGRIHPLVKANYLASPQLVVAYALAGTVDIDLQNESLGKGKDGEDVYLKDIWPTIKEVADTVESTVTPELFKEEYKSVYDNNELWNQIDTTEQPLYNFDPKSTYIQNPTFFQGLSKEPESIKPLSDLRVMGKFGDSVTTDHISPAGAIGKDTPAGKYLLDNGVSPRDFNSYGSRRGNHEVMVRGTFANIRIKNQLAPGTEGGFTTYWPTGEVMPIFDAAMKYKQDGTGLVVLAGHDYGMGSSRDWAAKGTNLLGVKTVIAQSYERIHRSNLVMMGVLPLQFLEGESADTLGLEGKENISVDINENIKPGERVKVTATKEDGSTISFEAKARFDSNVEIDYYRHGGILQLVLRKKLA; encoded by the coding sequence ATGGCTTCTAATTTAAAAGAACAATCTAAAAAGTCATTTCAAGTTAATGGTAAAGAATTAACGTATTATGATTTAAATACGTTAGAAGAACAAGGTTTAACTCAAGTAAGTCGTTTGCCATATTCAATTCGTGTACTATTAGAATCGGTTTTGCGTCAAGAAGATGGTCATGTTATTACAGATGAACATATCAAAGCGTTATCGACTTTTGGAAAAGAGAATGAAAAAGGTGAAGTGCCATTTAAGCCGTCACGTGTCATTCTCCAAGATTTTACAGGTGTTCCAGCTGTTGTTGACTTAGCATCATTACGTAAAGCAATGGATGATGTTGGTGGAGATTTATCTAAAATTAATCCTGAAGTACCTGTTGATTTAGTTATTGACCACTCTGTTCAAGTTGATAGTTATGCTAATACAGATGCTTTAGAAAATAACATGAAGTTAGAGTTTGAGCGTAACTATGAGCGTTATCAATTTTTAAACTGGGCTACAAAAGCATTTGATAATTATAATGCTGTACCGCCAGCAACAGGTATCGTTCACCAAGTTAACTTAGAGTATTTAGCAAATGTAGTTCACGTTCGTGAAGAAAATGGGGAGAATGTTGCATTTCCTGATACATTAGTAGGTACTGACTCTCATACGACAATGATTAATGGACTAGGCGTATTAGGTTGGGGTGTCGGCGGTATTGAAGCTGAAGCCGGAATGCTCGGACAACCTTCTTATTTCCCAATTCCTGAGGTTATAGGTGTTCGCTTAACAAATGAACTTCCTCAAGGTGCGACTGCTACTGACTTGGCTTTACGTGTTACAGAATTATTACGTAAAAAGGGTGTAGTAGGGAAATTTGTTGAGTTCTACGGTCCAGGTGTAGATAAGTTGCCATTAGCAGATCGTGCAACTATCGCAAATATGGCTCCTGAGTACGGTGCGACGTGTGGTTTCTTCCCAGTGGATGATGAAACTTTAAAATATTTACGTTTAACAGGTCGTACGGATGATCATATTGAAATAGTTGAAAAATACTTAAAAGAAAATCATTTATTCTTCGATGTTTCTGAAGAACCTAATTATACGGATGTCGTTGATTTAGATTTATCAACTGTTGAAGCTTCTTTATCAGGACCAAAACGACCTCAAGACTTAATATTCTTAAGTGATATGAAAAAAGAATTTGAAAAGTCTGTCACAGCACCAGCCGGTAACCAAGGTCACGGTTTAAGTAAAGATGAATTTGATAAAAAAGCAACTATTCAATTTAAAGATGGTTCAACAACTGAAATGAAAACAGGAGATATTGCAATAGCTGCAATTACTTCATGTACAAATACATCTAACCCATACGTTATGTTAGGGGCAGGTTTATTAGCTAAAAATGCAGTTGAAAAAGGATTGAAAGTACCTGAATATGTCAAAACATCATTAGCGCCAGGGTCTAAAGTTGTAACAGGCTATCTACGCGATGCAGGCTTACAGTCGTATTTAGATCAATTAGGATTTAACTTAGTAGGTTATGGATGTACGACATGTATTGGTAACTCTGGTCCTTTACTTGAGGAGATTGAATCAGCAATCGCTGAAGAAGATTTACTTGTTACATCTGTATTATCAGGTAACAGAAACTTTGAAGGACGTATCCATCCTTTAGTGAAAGCGAACTATCTTGCATCACCACAACTTGTTGTAGCTTATGCTTTAGCTGGTACAGTTGATATTGACCTTCAAAATGAATCATTAGGTAAAGGTAAAGATGGTGAAGACGTCTACCTTAAAGACATCTGGCCTACAATTAAAGAAGTGGCAGATACTGTAGAAAGTACAGTAACGCCAGAACTATTCAAAGAAGAATATAAGAGTGTTTATGATAATAATGAGCTTTGGAATCAAATTGACACGACTGAACAACCTTTATACAACTTTGATCCTAAATCAACATATATTCAAAACCCTACATTCTTCCAAGGTTTATCTAAAGAGCCTGAATCTATTAAGCCTTTAAGTGATTTACGTGTAATGGGTAAATTTGGAGATTCTGTCACAACTGACCACATTTCTCCTGCTGGTGCAATTGGTAAAGATACACCGGCTGGTAAATACTTATTAGATAACGGGGTTTCACCGCGTGATTTTAACTCATACGGATCTCGTCGTGGTAACCATGAAGTCATGGTACGTGGTACATTTGCAAATATTCGTATCAAAAACCAATTAGCGCCAGGTACAGAAGGCGGATTTACAACATACTGGCCTACTGGTGAAGTAATGCCTATCTTTGATGCGGCTATGAAATATAAGCAAGACGGTACTGGTTTAGTTGTGTTAGCTGGTCATGATTATGGAATGGGCTCTTCTCGTGACTGGGCTGCTAAAGGGACTAACTTGTTAGGTGTCAAAACAGTTATTGCACAAAGTTATGAACGTATCCATCGCTCAAACCTTGTAATGATGGGTGTGTTGCCATTACAATTTTTAGAAGGTGAATCGGCTGATACACTTGGTTTAGAGGGTAAAGAGAACATTTCAGTTGATATTAATGAAAATATTAAGCCGGGTGAAAGAGTTAAAGTTACAGCTACTAAAGAAGATGGTTCTACGATTTCATTTGAAGCGAAAGCAAGATTTGATTCAAATGTTGAAATTGATTATTATCGTCATGGTGGTATTTTACAATTAGTATTACGCAAAAAATTAGCTTAA
- the mscL gene encoding large conductance mechanosensitive channel protein MscL: protein MFQEFKAFALKGNVLDLAIAVVMGAAFNKIVTSLVENIIMPLIGLLFGEVDFAENWSMFGIKYGIFIQSVIDFIIIAFALFIFVKIANTIVKPSEVEEEIEENTVLLTEIRDLLRQQNKS, encoded by the coding sequence ATGTTTCAAGAATTTAAAGCGTTCGCATTAAAAGGAAATGTATTAGATTTAGCTATTGCCGTAGTTATGGGGGCTGCATTTAATAAAATTGTTACATCTTTAGTTGAAAATATCATCATGCCTTTAATTGGTCTATTATTTGGCGAAGTTGATTTTGCTGAGAATTGGTCTATGTTTGGTATTAAATACGGTATTTTTATTCAATCAGTCATCGACTTTATTATTATCGCATTTGCTTTATTTATTTTTGTAAAGATTGCTAACACTATTGTTAAACCTTCAGAAGTCGAAGAAGAAATTGAAGAAAACACTGTCTTATTAACTGAAATTCGCGATTTATTACGCCAACAAAATAAATCATAA
- the plsY gene encoding glycerol-3-phosphate 1-O-acyltransferase PlsY, which yields MMVLVLIIISYLIGSIPSGVLIGKIFFNIDIREHGSGNTGATNSFRVLGKPAGFVVTFLDIFKGFIVVFLPMLFHIEMHGLLIGIFAIIGHVYPIYLKFKGGKAVATSAGVLLGVNPLLFLILITIFFVILYLSKYVSLSSIIAAICCCIGSFFVQDYVLLIVSFIVAGLLIFRHTSNIKRIIKGTEPKIKWM from the coding sequence ATGATGGTATTGGTTCTCATCATTATCAGTTATTTAATCGGCTCTATTCCAAGCGGTGTTTTAATAGGAAAAATCTTTTTTAATATTGACATTAGAGAGCATGGAAGCGGCAATACGGGGGCTACAAATAGTTTCAGAGTATTAGGAAAACCAGCAGGCTTTGTCGTCACTTTTTTAGATATATTTAAAGGGTTTATCGTCGTATTTTTGCCAATGCTATTCCATATCGAAATGCACGGTTTACTCATTGGTATTTTTGCTATCATTGGCCATGTATATCCAATCTACCTCAAATTTAAAGGTGGAAAAGCAGTCGCAACAAGTGCAGGGGTATTACTAGGGGTTAATCCACTTTTATTTTTAATCTTGATTACGATTTTCTTTGTTATTTTATATTTATCAAAATATGTTTCATTATCAAGTATCATAGCTGCAATTTGTTGTTGCATCGGTTCTTTTTTTGTTCAAGATTATGTTTTATTAATTGTAAGCTTTATTGTTGCTGGTTTATTGATTTTTCGTCATACAAGTAATATTAAGCGTATTATCAAAGGAACAGAACCTAAAATTAAATGGATGTAA